From the Primulina tabacum isolate GXHZ01 chromosome 3, ASM2559414v2, whole genome shotgun sequence genome, one window contains:
- the LOC142539193 gene encoding LOW QUALITY PROTEIN: dolichol kinase EVAN (The sequence of the model RefSeq protein was modified relative to this genomic sequence to represent the inferred CDS: deleted 1 base in 1 codon): MAPPLMQLNGERAVVLLYVIRMLTSSPLSLMPQAFSLSLLSLFALCVEIFADHASNPLAHYFKTRPGASSGILLGAVTLPGLMFSRLIQILRAVSIHEVGIEELEYLKLQFWAVSASCFTVLVFLCIICRHQAKNADFISSKINLNAKHSFICVAILGFCFSSLFGGCHASLMLLWVLCHGLTAVMLLQKMLRTFPACASIGESLLVTSGLVIYFGDMLTCTAAKVFSVQYGIKRSEISTIIQGMIFGLLLLPMFYKYVIQMWECCAIFWSNGARENHDIQRSFVFYVLLTSMLVVVVPSWMQFVHDFHMHPLLWALHFVFSEPLKRLTLCIYWLVVISVAVIQFYNISKNSKTERILLRKYYHLLAVSIFVPALVFQAKFLDLAFGAALAVFLMLEIIRIWKIWPLGQHVHKFMNAFTDHRDSDLLIISHFSLLLGCAIPIWMSSDFSDRPLAPFAGILSLGIGDTMASMVGHKYGVLRWSKTGKKTIEGTAAGITSVLAACFVLLPLLAATGFIFTMHWFSLVVAVTISGLLEAYTAQLDNAFIPLVFYSLLCL; the protein is encoded by the exons ATGGCTCCGCCGCTTATGCAGCTCAACGGCGAGAGAGCGGTGGTGTTGCTTTATGTTATTCGAATG CTTACTTCCTCACCTTTGTCTCTCATGCCTCAAGCATTTTCCCTCTCTCTACTCTCCCTTTTCGCCCTCTGCGTAGAGATCTTTGCTGACCATGCCTCCAATCCTCTGGCGCACTACTTTAAAACCAG ACCAGGAGCGTCATCTGGAATTTTGCTGGGTGCAGTGACACTGCCGGGCCTCATGTTTTCACGTTTGATTCAGATTTTAAGAGCGGTATCAATTCATGAAGTTGGAATCGAAG AGCTTGAATATCTGAAGTTGCAATTTTGGGCTGTGTCAGCCAGTTGCTTCACTGTGCTAGTTTTTCTTTGCATCATTTGTCGACATCAGGCAAAGAACGCTGATTTCATCTCGTCTAAAATCAATTTGAATGCAAAGCATAGTTTTATTTGCGTAGCCATACTAGGGTTCTGTTTTTCATCATTATTTGGGG GATGTCATGCGTCCTTGATGCTACTATGGGTGCTCTGTCATGGACTGACAGCAGTTATGTTACTTCAAAAAATGTTACGCACATTTCCTGCATGTGCTTCGATTG GCGAATCCCTTTTGGTGACATCTGGACTTGTAATCTATTTCGGGGACATGTTGACATGTACAGCTGCAAAG GTATTCTCTGTGCAATATGGGATCAAGAGAAGCGAGATAAGCACCATTATTCAG GGAATGATTTTTGGTCTTCTTCTCCTTCCAATGTTTTACAAATATGTGATTCAAATGTGGGAATGTTGTGCCATCTTCTGGAGCAATGGAGCTCGGGAAAACCATGATATCCAAAGATCCTTTGTTTTCTACGTTTTGCTCACATCTATGTTGGTTGTGGTGGTTCCATCATGGATGCAATTTGTGCACGATTTCCACATGCATCCTTTGTTGTG GGCACTCCATTTTGTCTTCTCGGAACCACTCAAGAGACTCACACTATGCATCTATTGGCTAGTTGTCATATCTGTGGCAGTTATACAATTTTACAATATATCAAAGAATAGTAAGACTGAGAGGATACTTCTTCGCAAATACTATCATCTGTTAGctgtttcaatttttgttccTGCCCTTGTATTCCAG GCGAAGTTTCTTGATCTGGCTTTTGGTGCTGCATTGGCAGTTTTTCTCATGTTGGAAATTATTCGT ATATGGAAAATTTGGCCTTTGGGTCAGCACGTCCATAAATTCATGAATGCTTTTACAGACCATCGTGATTCTGATCTTCTTATTATCAG CCATTTTTCGTTGTTGTTGGGATGTGCTATACCAATCTGGATGTCATCTGATTTTAGTGATCGACCACTGGCCCCATTTGCTGGAATTTTGAGTCTGGGCATTGGAGATACAATG GCCTCAATGGTTGGCCACAAATATGGAGTCCTTCGATGGAGTAAAACTGGCA AGAAAACAATTGAAGGCACTGCTGCTGGCATTACCTCTGTTCTTGCAGCATGTTTTGTTCTTCTTCCACTTCTAGCTGCAACTGGATTCATTTTCACAATG CACTGGTTCTCCTTGGTTGTAGCAGTAACCATCAGCGGACTCTTAGAAGCATACACAGCACAGCTCGATAATGCTTTCATACCTCTGGTTTTCTACAGTCTTCTCTGTTTGTGA
- the LOC142539194 gene encoding ABC transporter F family member 1-like: MVSDASKKKAAQKKAAAAAKRGGKAAAASSKATSSVENGSNGDSLANGVDALLISDRTCTGVLCSHPLSRDIRIESLSLTFHGHDLIVDSELELNYGRRYGLLGLNGCGKSTLLSSIGCRELPIPEHMDIFHLSREIEASDMSALEAVINCDEERLKLEKEAEALAGQEDGGGEQLDHIYERLEALDAATAEKRAAEILFGLGFNKKMQEKKTCDFSGGWRMRIALARALFMMPTILLLDEPTNHLDLEACVWLEETLKNFDRILVVVSHSQDFLNGVCTNIIHMQSKKLKLYTGNFDQYVQTRAELEENQMKQYKWEQEQISSMKEYIARFGHGSAKLARQAQSKEKTLAKMERGGLTEKVARDKVLVFRFTDVGKLPPPVLQFVEVTFGYSPDNLIYKNIDFGVDLDSRIALVGPNGAGKSTLLKLMTGDLFPLDGMVRRHNHLKIAQFHQHLAEKLDMELSALQFMIKEYPGNEEEKMRAAVGRFGLTGKAQVMPMKNLSDGQRSRVIFAWLAWRQPHLLLLDEPTNHLDIETIDSLAEALNEWDGGMVLVSHDFRLINQVAHEIWVCENQTVTRWEGDIIQFKEHLKKKAGLSD, translated from the exons ATGGTGTCTGATGCGAGCAAGAAGAAGGCGGCTCAGAAGAAAGCTGCGGCGGCCGCCAAGAGAGGAGGAAAGGCAGCGGCCGCCTCATCCAAGGCGACAAGTTCGGTTGAGAATGGAAGCAACGGCGACAGTTTGGCGAATGGTGTAGACGCGCTTCTAATATCAGATCGGACGTGTACCGGAGTTCTTTGCTCGCATCCGTTGTCCAGAGATATTCGG ATAGAATCTCTCTCACTCACTTTCCACGGGCATGATCTCATAGTTGATTCTGAATTGGAACTGAATTATGGAAG ACGTTACGGTCTCCTTGGGCTAAATGGATGTGGAAAGTCTACCCTTCTTTCTTCAATAGGTTGTCGAGAGCTTCCCATTCCAGAACACATGGATATTTTTCACCTTAGCAGAGAGATTGAAGCTTCTGATATGTCTGCGCTCGAGGCTGTTATAAACTGCGATGAGGAGAGGTTAAAATTGGAGAAAGAGGCTGAAGCGTTGGCTGGTCAG GAGGATGGTGGTGGAGAACAACTTGATCACATTTATGAACGTTTGGAAGCGCTCGATGCAGCAACTGCTGAGAAGCGTGCTGCTGAGATTTTGTTCGGTCTTGGTTTCAACAAGAAGATGCAAGAAAAGAAAACATGTGACTTCTCTGGCGGTTGGAGGATGAGGATTGCTCTAGCACGAGCTCTTTTCATGATGCCCACCATACTATTGCTTGATGAACCGACAAATCATCTTG ACCTAGAGGCTTGTGTTTGGTTGGAGGAGACATTGAAGAATTTTGATCGAATTCTGGTTGTGGTCTCACATTCCCAGGATTTTCTGAATGGAGTCTGCACCAATATCATCCATATGCAGAGTAAGAAATTGAAGCTCTACACTGGTAACTTTGATCAATATGTTCAGACCCGTGCTGAACTTGAAGAGAACCAGATGAAACAGTATAAGTGGGAGCAGGAGCAGATATCTTCTATGAAGGAATACATCGCACGCTTTGGACATGGCTCAGCTAAACTTGCACGTCAGGCTCAGAGCAAGGAGAAAACTCTGGCAAAGATGGAGCGAGGTGGACTCACCGAGAAGGTGGCCAGGGACAAAGTTCTTGTTTTTAGATTTACTGATGTGGGAAAGCTACCTCCTCCTGTTCTACAATTCGTGGAAGTTACATTTGGCTACAGCCCTGATAATCTTATCTACAAGAACATAGATTTCGGCGTAGACCTTGATTCAAGAATAGCACTGGTGGGACCCAATGGGGCAGGGAAGAGTACCCTGCTGAAGTTGATGACTGGGGATCTATTTCCTCTGGATGGCATGGTTCGGCGACACAATCATTTGAAAATTGCCCAATTCCATCAACATTTAGCTGAGAAGCTTGACATGGAACTGTCTGCTCTACAGTTCATGATAAAAGAGTACCCTGGAAACGAGGAAGAGAAGATGAGGGCTGCAGTGGGGAGATTTGGTCTTACAGGTAAAGCTCAAGTTATGCCTATGAAAAATTTGTCTGATGGACAAAGAAGTCGTGTCATCTTTGCGTGGCTGGCTTGGAGACAACCACATCTGTTATTGTTGGATGAGCCAACTAACcacttagatatcgagactattGATTCACTAGCTGAGGCTTTAAATGAATGGGACGGTGGTATGGTTCTTGTAAGCCATGATTTTAGGCTTATAAACCAGGTGGCTCATGAGATATGGGTGTGTGAGAACCAGACCGTGACTCGGTGGGAGGGTGACATCATACAATTTAAGGAGCACTTGAAGAAAAAGGCAGGGTTGTCCGATTAA
- the LOC142539195 gene encoding uncharacterized protein LOC142539195, with protein MTVLKRYVLRLFISLKYITANVVDRNNGRIVATASTVEHALKNTLECGRSCNAKAATVVGEVLAMRLRVEGLEHGQGRGIHVAVKKEVEKKGFKNSTKIWALVNALKNNGVKVILEDDNIGTSNLASGYGYDAENEFMDDRR; from the coding sequence ATGACTGTGCTGAAGAGATATGTGCTGAGACTGTTCATATCATTAAAGTACATAACTGCTAATGTTGTGGACAGGAACAACGGGCGAATAGTTGCAACAGCATCAACAGTTGAACACGCTCTAAAAAATACTCTCGAATGTGGCCGGTCTTGCAATGCAAAGGCAGCAACAGTTGTGGGAGAAGTGTTAGCTATGAGACTTAGAGTAGAGGGCCTTGAACATGGCCAAGGGCGAGGAATCCATGTCGCTGTGAAGAAGGAGGTCGAAAAGAAAGGGTTCAAGAACAGCACGAAAATCTGGGCACTAGTAAATGCCTTAAAGAATAATGGAGTCAAAGTAATTCTTGAAGATGATAATATCGGTACTAGTAATCTTGCTTCTGGATATGGATATGATGCTGAAAATGAGTTTATGGATGACAGAAGGTGA